In the genome of Sander vitreus isolate 19-12246 chromosome 13, sanVit1, whole genome shotgun sequence, one region contains:
- the LOC144527832 gene encoding CAAX prenyl protease 2-like isoform X3 translates to MGVRLDGLVPAAILPLLLTMVFYLGPLVHSAIDNPEGFNGELQSALDVQSWRLCVGDAVWLRNQVVAPVTEELVFRGAMLPMLVSCTGPTAAIFMAPLFFGVAHFHHIAEQRRLHKDSMSVILSVSVIQFLYTTVFGAFTAFIFMRTGHVVGPILCHSFCNSQGLPDISSALQHPQRSALLFSYLMGVLLFLVLLFPLTDPFLYGSIPICSLAVPAASVC, encoded by the exons ATGGGAGTTCGTTTGGATGGTCTGGTTCCTGCAGCCATACTGCCACTACTACTAACCATG GTATTTTACCTTGGACCCCTGGTTCATTCTGCGATAGACAACCCCGAAGGCTTCAATGGGGAACTGCAGTCTGCACTAG ATGTTCAGTCATGGAGGTTGTGTGTAGGTGATGCAGTGTGGCTCAGGAACCAGGTGGTGGCACCAGTGACGGAGGAGCTGGTGTTCAGAGGGGCCATGCTGCCCATGCTGGTGTCCTGCACTGGACCCACAGCTGCCATCTTTATGGCTCCGCTGTTCTTCGGTGTTG CCCATTTCCACCATATCGCAGAGCAACGCCGCCTCCACAAGGACAGTATGAGTGTCATCCTCTCAGTGTCAG TGATACAGTTCTTGTACACAACTGTGTTTGGTGCCTTCACGGCCTTTATATTCATGAGAACTG GCCATGTTGTGGGTCCAATTTTGTGCCATTCATTCTGTAACAGTCAAGGGCTGCCTGACATCAGCTCTGCCCTGCAACACCCTCAACGATCAGCTCTACTCTTTTCATATCTGATGGGGGTGCTGCTTTTTTTGGTGCTACTCTTCCCGCTGACAGACCCCTTCCTCTATGGTTCCATACCCATCTGCAGCCTGGCTGTACCTGCAGCATCTGTATGCtag